Proteins co-encoded in one Colletes latitarsis isolate SP2378_abdomen chromosome 2, iyColLati1, whole genome shotgun sequence genomic window:
- the Set gene encoding NAP domain-containing protein SET isoform X2, with amino-acid sequence MMSSPSKKPKELEDPGSGEGVESRDYDIEIQKTLEEIDGCQNQIDGLNEKASDEILEVEKKYNKLRKPYFQKRNDIIKRIPNFWVTAFVNNKEIAEILEEDEEDALRFLNKLEVEEFEDIKSGYRINFHFDENPYFENDVLTKEFHLGSSASQSTSIRWKEGADLTKRAKTKAPLKGRKRPLKHRSFFDWFTDHGDPSSDEIAELIKDDMWPNPLQYYLAPDMDVENGIEGDGEDCDTEEEEDEEEDGGADDGDEAGEGEEGDDSIVVVEDDVDEDEDEEEAVNDEDDGVNEEDDLLVDDEVDREDGDGEEPE; translated from the exons ATGATGTCTTCGCCGAGTAAAAAGCCCAAAGAATTGGAGGATCCAGGTTCCGGCGAAGGCGTTGAGTCGCGAGATTATGACATTGAAATACAAAAGACACTCGAGGAGATTGACGGGTGTCAGAATCAAATCGATGGCCTCAATGAGAAAGCCAGCGATGAAATTCTCGAGGTTGAGAAGAAGTATAATAAGTTGCGTAAGCCCTACTTCCAGAAACGGAATGACATTATCAAGAGGATACCCAATTTTTGGGTCACTGCA TTTGTAAACAACAAAGAGATAGCAGAAATATTAGAAGAAGATGAAGAAGATGCTCTtcgatttttaaacaaattagaAGTTGAAGAATTTGAAGATATTAAATCTGGTTATAGAATCAATTTTCACTTTGATGAGAATCCATATTTTGAGAACGATGTTCTTACTAAGGAATTTCATCTAGGTTCTTCTG CATCTCAAAGTACATCTATTCGTTGGAAAGAAGGTGCAGATTTAACAAAAAGAGCAAAAACCAAAGCCCCGCTAAAAGGACGCAAAAGGCCGTTGAAGCACAGATCATTTTTCGATTGGTTCACGGACCATGGAGATCCTAGTTCAGACGAAATAGCAGAATTAATTAAAGACGATATGTGGCCTAATCCATTGCAg TATTATTTGGCACCGGACATGGACGTCGAAAACGGTATCGAGGGAGACGGCGAAGATTGTGACACGGAAGAAGAAGAGGACGAAGAGGAAGATGGTGGTGCGGACGATGGCGACGAAGCAGGAGAGGGTGAGGAAGGGGACGATAGTATAGTTGTGGTCGAGGATGATGTGGATGAAGACGAAGATGAAGAAGAGGCTGTGAATGACGAGGATGATGGAGTAAACGAAGAGGATGATTTGTTAGTCGACGATGAAGTGGATCGTGAag ATGGTGACGGAGAAGAACCAGAATAG
- the Set gene encoding NAP domain-containing protein SET isoform X1, whose product MMSSPSKKPKELEDPGSGEGVESRDYDIEIQKTLEEIDGCQNQIDGLNEKASDEILEVEKKYNKLRKPYFQKRNDIIKRIPNFWVTAFVNNKEIAEILEEDEEDALRFLNKLEVEEFEDIKSGYRINFHFDENPYFENDVLTKEFHLGSSGDPASQSTSIRWKEGADLTKRAKTKAPLKGRKRPLKHRSFFDWFTDHGDPSSDEIAELIKDDMWPNPLQYYLAPDMDVENGIEGDGEDCDTEEEEDEEEDGGADDGDEAGEGEEGDDSIVVVEDDVDEDEDEEEAVNDEDDGVNEEDDLLVDDEVDREDGDGEEPE is encoded by the exons ATGATGTCTTCGCCGAGTAAAAAGCCCAAAGAATTGGAGGATCCAGGTTCCGGCGAAGGCGTTGAGTCGCGAGATTATGACATTGAAATACAAAAGACACTCGAGGAGATTGACGGGTGTCAGAATCAAATCGATGGCCTCAATGAGAAAGCCAGCGATGAAATTCTCGAGGTTGAGAAGAAGTATAATAAGTTGCGTAAGCCCTACTTCCAGAAACGGAATGACATTATCAAGAGGATACCCAATTTTTGGGTCACTGCA TTTGTAAACAACAAAGAGATAGCAGAAATATTAGAAGAAGATGAAGAAGATGCTCTtcgatttttaaacaaattagaAGTTGAAGAATTTGAAGATATTAAATCTGGTTATAGAATCAATTTTCACTTTGATGAGAATCCATATTTTGAGAACGATGTTCTTACTAAGGAATTTCATCTAGGTTCTTCTG GAGATCCAGCATCTCAAAGTACATCTATTCGTTGGAAAGAAGGTGCAGATTTAACAAAAAGAGCAAAAACCAAAGCCCCGCTAAAAGGACGCAAAAGGCCGTTGAAGCACAGATCATTTTTCGATTGGTTCACGGACCATGGAGATCCTAGTTCAGACGAAATAGCAGAATTAATTAAAGACGATATGTGGCCTAATCCATTGCAg TATTATTTGGCACCGGACATGGACGTCGAAAACGGTATCGAGGGAGACGGCGAAGATTGTGACACGGAAGAAGAAGAGGACGAAGAGGAAGATGGTGGTGCGGACGATGGCGACGAAGCAGGAGAGGGTGAGGAAGGGGACGATAGTATAGTTGTGGTCGAGGATGATGTGGATGAAGACGAAGATGAAGAAGAGGCTGTGAATGACGAGGATGATGGAGTAAACGAAGAGGATGATTTGTTAGTCGACGATGAAGTGGATCGTGAag ATGGTGACGGAGAAGAACCAGAATAG